A region from the Benincasa hispida cultivar B227 chromosome 8, ASM972705v1, whole genome shotgun sequence genome encodes:
- the LOC120083901 gene encoding egg cell-secreted protein 1.1-like — MSFLALTFAVRVESRPNPKTSLTTEIKVDGETSDCWGSLYELQACTGEVITFFLNGETYLGSNCCQAIKIIQHECWPTLLDSLGYTTEEGDVLEAYCDTTIDTDLSTTSSPQLAMAPSIKQKNEPKIFAP; from the coding sequence ATGTCCTTTTTAGCTCTTACGTTCGCTGTTAGGGTTGAATCAAGGCCAAACCCTAAAACAAGTTTAACAACAGAAATAAAGGTTGATGGTGAGACATCGGATTGTTGGGGATCTTTATATGAACTCCAAGCATGTACTGGTGAAGTTATCACATTTTTTCTCAATGGTGAAACGTATTTAGGTTCCAATTGTTGTCAAGCCATCAAAATCATTCAACATGAGTGCTGGCCTACGTTGCTTGATTCTTTAGGATACACAACTGAAGAAGGTGATGTCCTTGAAGCCTATTGTGATACCACGATTGATACTGATCTTTCAACAACATCATCTCCTCAGTTGGCAATGGCACCTTCTATCAAGCAAAAGAATGAGCCTAAAATCTTCGCTCCATGA